A window of the Dehalococcoidia bacterium genome harbors these coding sequences:
- a CDS encoding TPM domain-containing protein — protein sequence MSTTLRRFGVASAMLAALLLAALLPMAALAQGLPNPTGYVNDFANVLSPQARQGLEQTLRQIQQDTTAEVVVVTAPSLDGTTVDDYAVRLFEQWRIGKKGTDNGVLLLVAPNERDVRIEVGYGLEPVITDARASQIIRNQVLPRFREGDYDGGVTAAVASLEGYVRSGAPPAPLEENPVKSGLGDWLWVFWPIALVTVYMAGFMARSKTVWLGTIWGGAVGALVGLLIGGVLALGMAVVATALLGAAFDWVLTKTYKTQVQSGRPTGFWGSRGGFRGGPWMGGGFGGGGGGFGG from the coding sequence ATGAGCACTACACTACGACGCTTCGGGGTGGCCTCCGCCATGCTTGCCGCGCTCCTCCTCGCGGCCCTGCTGCCGATGGCAGCGCTTGCCCAGGGCTTACCGAACCCCACAGGCTATGTCAATGACTTCGCGAACGTGCTGTCGCCGCAGGCACGGCAGGGGCTGGAGCAGACGCTGCGACAAATACAGCAGGACACCACGGCGGAGGTCGTCGTGGTCACGGCGCCCTCCCTGGACGGGACCACTGTGGACGACTACGCGGTGCGGCTCTTCGAGCAGTGGAGGATCGGCAAGAAGGGCACGGACAACGGCGTCCTGCTGCTGGTCGCGCCGAACGAACGCGACGTGCGCATTGAGGTCGGCTACGGCCTGGAGCCGGTCATCACCGACGCCCGCGCCAGCCAGATCATTCGCAATCAGGTCCTCCCTCGCTTCCGAGAGGGCGACTACGACGGAGGCGTCACGGCGGCGGTCGCGTCCCTGGAGGGCTACGTCCGCTCCGGCGCACCTCCCGCGCCGCTGGAGGAGAACCCTGTCAAGAGCGGACTCGGCGACTGGCTATGGGTGTTCTGGCCCATCGCCCTCGTAACAGTGTACATGGCGGGGTTCATGGCCCGCAGCAAGACCGTGTGGCTGGGAACGATCTGGGGCGGAGCCGTCGGCGCGCTCGTCGGGCTGCTCATCGGCGGCGTTCTGGCCCTGGGCATGGCGGTCGTGGCGACGGCGCTCTTGGGCGCGGCCTTCGACTGGGTGCTCACCAAGACATACAAGACGCAGGTCCAGAGCGGGCGCCCCACGGGCTTCTGGGGCAGCCGCGGAGGCTTCCGGGGCGGCCCGTGGATGGGGGGCGGCTTCGGCGGTGGTGGCGGCGGGTTCGGGGG